aaaatagataaagatATCTCCGCTGTCCTCCAGCACACTTTTTCCTCATTTCTCTCGGTTAATTGCCAGTTTACTCGAAACACCTCTGGTACCTACACTCACTTTCACACTTACTGGATGTCCGAAAGGTATTCAGAATAATGGAAATGCTAGTCCCCGATTTCGTCTGAGGTTTCCATGATTTTGTCTGGTCCAATCTTCAGTTTAATGGATGTGTACTTTCTGACCTTTCCAATATAGCAGATTATATTGAAACATATTCAAACATCACTCAAACAAGTGGACTTTTTCTAATAGCTGTTTTGTTGAGCGCCACACCACATACGCGGTCCCCAGCCGCAGACATACAACGGGGTAcaatattattttcttttctttttttttgacattttcccaCAGTTTCTAAATCATTCAGTCCCATATTAAGCACAGGAGATGACGGACGCAAATTATTGTGTTAACATGTTAACACGAGTATGTCCGCGCGTTTTAAATCGTATTTTGTACGTTTTAGGGTTCATAGTTGTTCGAGTAGCGCAAGCATcgctttcaaaataaaagtcatcaatgctgctgcagtttggGGAAATCCATGTATCTGATCTGTTAGATCtgacatgcaaaataaatgtaaaaaacatgCCAATGAATGTGAAGtttgtaaaatgacagaaatgttttttttctctgaattgGAGTATCAGTCTTCCCTTTCTCTGGACGTTTAAGCTTGAATAGTAACCGCCTACgttgtattaatattaaaacagaGCATAGCAACATAACTATATAAGCCATGGTCATATGTAGTGAAGTCACAAATCAAAGGAGGTTTCATGTTAAACATGTTAGCCAAAACGCGAAATTTCACTTTTACACGTAATGTGTACAGGTGCTGTGTGTGataataaaactgaataaaagcGTAGTGAAGAGGAGCCTTCAGTGTTAGCAAGACCTGTCTTACTTCACCTGCAGCCTTCACCCTAAGACAAGTCTATGTCCAATATTTTTCCTCCAAATCATTTACTTTTACCTTACCTTTATTCTCTACAGACAGCGCTACAAATATGACATTTGTTTTGGAAAATGTTGTGTATATAactgccataacttttgcacaagacacattccatattttattttttccagtgtggCACATCgagcaaataaaacattaaaatgtgcataagtgtgcattaaaatgtgcataagtgaaagttgtggtccccaggagtcatgtcactggtgttactatATAACTAAAAGTcttttaaataacaaataacactGTATAACAAAGAGTATTTTGAAATAGCAATTACACTGATGACAGCATTTCACGTCCTTTTACCTATTTTCGGAGCTCTATGAAGAATAGTCTACTGGTAGCTGTCtctttcagttatcagaaattttggccatttagctcatgattccATATGAAGCCTTTAGTTTAGTTGCTTTATTCTTaggtgaaaaaatagaatacaaatggattaactTACATATTTTAGCAGATATACAATGATTGACAAcctgtggtttgatgctctctAGCAGCCATTTTGTACAATGCATTTTTGATGAACAatatcactggtgttactgtctccGGTGCTTCCTTTCTTATGGGTATCACCagtgacgatcagtaacaccactgactccTATGGATGCATAAAAAAGTGGGCATTTCTGTAGAATGTAGACccaaatatatatttactttatttgcaaatttaatgtatattattatcattataataatatatttatataatattatcattaaatgcatttaaaaaaacagcaaaattccATAAAAATAGCATTACATGCATGCAGTGCTGCAACTACTAGCAGTCTATACTGAAGCTTGTAGCGACCGTTCCCCTGTTACATCTTTACTGGCTCCCAGTAGGGGAAGGGGGATATAAGATCCGAGGTAcaacaaagcaacaaaaaaacaacaatttattTGTCTTACATGCACTCAAATTGCCCACTGTACACTTCAAACATTGTGTACTAAACGTGTTCTTAAATTCAATCTGTCAGTCCCAGTTAATGCCAAGCATCTGACAGCTGAGCTCCCACAGCTTCTGAGCCATTTCATCATCAGACGCTTCTCTGGAACATCTTGCTGGTGCACAGCCACTGCAAACAAAGCACATTCACAGAGTCAAGTATTACATATAGCTGTAAATCAGAGCCTGCTTTACCTGAAGAATGACATAAGCGGCTGCTTAGGGCACCCCGGCCACCAGGGGGTCTTCTTTTATTTAGACGTAAATATAACAATTCTATGTATAATACTGGTCATTAAGATTAGCATTCACTCCATAATTCAGCTTTTCCACAAACAAAAtcagaatgaaaataaataaacatgccaCAACAGTATTTAGCCAAATAGAGGACTGAAAATACAAATAAGACACGTCAAATAAGATCATTCAGAGTGATGGCTTAAAACCTTGGATGAAAAATCTGCTttaatcattattatattaCGTATAACATAGTTGGTTCCTTCTTCGTTTTTGTAGTGACCGAGTCATACATATGGCTCTGTTACAGTACCGTGCGCTGTACCTGTAATATCCCCCACTCTGTCCCTCCAGCTGATGCTCCACAGCGCAGTAGATGGACGTCTGAGCTCCCTGCATGGTAGTTTTGGTGAAAAGGCTGAAGATGTTCACTGCGATCTGTATGGGCTTACTGAGGTTTCTCCACAGCTCTGATCGCACCACACCAGGGTGTAGTGAGTACACTGTTACACCAGTGCCTACAAAACACCACACGCATggtcagacacacaaaaacccAGAACATTCAGACACAGAGTGACACTGATCATCTTCATATCATTCGACTTAATTCAGCTTAACACTGAAGGCCATGATGTGCTTCCAGATAAGTTAACTGATCAAAAGTAAGTATTGCCCCAAAATATATTGTTTGGAATTACAGCCCTAAATCAGGAGACGTCGGGAcgatgcagaaaatgcaaaaaaacataaagcagtgatttgtaaaatTTACGTTGTCTTGTATTTCATTACATACAGTGTGAACATATGATATGTCATGTTTTGTCTGGTCaacttcatttcatttatgaatatatatatcCATTTCTGCCGTTCAGGCCTGCAACACATGTCAAAAAAGCTGGTATGGGGGCAATTTAAggcattaaaaatatttaaagaattAAATAATTATGTGTTTTGAAAACCGTGATGCCAACTGGTGATTATAATCatgatttgatatgaaatcTTCGTCCAAGCATGGGCCAAGGATGCAAGCATGGGCCAAGGATCAACACTTTGAGAACAAATGTGTGAGAAAATGATTAAAGTGCTCAAAGATAATGTGCTTCAAAGAATGATAGGGAAGGATTTAGATAGGTTACCTCTGCAGTGTATAACAAAAGAGGAATCTGGAGGAATTTCACGGTGTAAAGGGCAAGGGTGCAAGCCTATGCTGAATAACTGCTGAATAACATCTGCGACGGACCATCACACAGTGGAAACGTATTGCAGGCAGatgaattattatttcaggTCTTTTTTTGGAAGAAAAGGACCCCATGTGCTCCAGACCAGACATGAAAAAGACaatccagactgttaccagcaACAAGTCCAAAATGCATGGGGTTTTGTCAGTGGCTTTGGCAAAGGTAACTTACACTTCTGtgatgcaatgttgaaaagtaCCTAGAGGTGTGGCTGTGGAAGAAAAATCATGAAGgtaaacattaaataatgtgctgttgtgttgtttgcaatgtaatacaggtcaaaaaaattactttactttagttttaaatgtaatttaacaaaCCACGCCAACCTTTTCTGATAAGTGGGGTTGTAGAAGCAATAATACAAACTATGGGGGAAACAAAGTTAGCTTGACAAAGCCGTTGCCAATGAATCTGAGGTTGTCGCTAAGATGTCCCTAGatcattgctatgctatcctaaggtgttgctagggcaGTGCTTTGGTATCTAAGGTGGTTGCCATAATGCCACTGTGCCGTTGCTATGTTAtacaggtgattgctaaggtgttgataaactgttgctatgttatcctaTGTGGTTCCTGAGTTGCTGCTAAACAATTGGGATGGTATCCTAGAAcattgctaagttgttgcttgACCGTTGCTATGATAACCCAGATGGTTCCTAAGGTGCCCTTGCTATGGCACCCTGGGTGGTTGTTAAGGAGTTGCTGTGCTGCTAGGCCTTTACTATCGAGTTTGAACAAACACAGTACAAAAACCATATAAGCGATCAGTCccaaaaacataaacacactatTTCCCGCATAGGCCCTATGATCCTGCGTAAGTTTCATAGTTCTAGCTCGTGAGCtgtgaaaatggtacaaaaaagCACAGAATAATAATGAGAAGAAGACAATGAAGAACATCAAACTGGCTTTATCATTGGTCAAGCCCACCGAATGATCTATTTTATGGTAGCCTTTTTCCATACTGTTATTGAACTCAATTGGCCACACAATTAAAGGTTTTTCTAAACGTAATAGTTTGCAGACCTCTGTAGGAAACTCCAAAGACTAAATATCAAGTTGGGCAATTCATTATTTGTTAAACATTATTGAGGTCTTGGCTTTTGCTGTTCTGATATCTCAGAAAGTGGCAACATACAAAAGCCCTCTCACCAGTTACAGTGCTTTACGTCTGTTCTGTGCACAGCCTGTCCGGTTACAACTCCACAACAGTGTTTCTCTGGAGGTTTTCGTGTAAACTAAGGGCCTTGCACTGACTCACTAATGTGGATTCAATGTAGTTTAAGGCAAAAAGCATTCGAGGCAAATCGCATAATGTGTAGCCATAATATTTAGCCGAATAGCTTTTATCTGGCCATTAGATTTAGGGCTGTAATAAGCCGGCCTACCTCATGCCTGCATTGCATGAGGTCTAGTGTTATTGAATTCAGAGCAATTAAGCACTGCTGAGGTGGCATGCTGTGACATGGATTGTATGACAATCACATCAGAAAACTAATCAGTCACAACATGCTTCCACTAGTGCACATGCTGAAAACCATAATGACTGAACTGACTTGActttaaaatattcataatttcCATTTGTTATTCTATATATTAGTGCTTTGGTGATATAAAGAGCCCATACCCTATATTCTTCTACATTCTTCTTTTAATCCTtttgaccctaatcctaacttgTAAGTGGGTTTACATGCTAAAAACTCACCCCTAGAATTACACAGGctctttttgttactgtgccttcatGACTGATACAGTcattacatttgtttattttctaactgaaaatctattaacacatcctccacaggggACAGACCTAAACATGACATTTTCCTGTCaagtttagtgcacaatttctatgcattggggaaaaaacacaaataaatgtccCGTAACTTTTCCACAGgtttcattttatgtttcattgtttttttcccctagtGTGTTAAATTTATCCAATAAGCAGTTATGCGATTAATGTAAATTGTCaaggtgtgcccaaacttttgcatatgactttgTATGTAAGCAAGctgtgtcctgattggctgcccgatattttgcctcattcaaaccacagttcaggctgaaacatAACCTCAGGTTTACcaagtggggctaaactgctgtaggctgaataggtggatataggTAAATTTGCTGGTTCCTGTGACATGATAAAAAATCTGATGGCTGTTCTGCAGcttgtttccatatatgggctGTATTGACTGGGGAGTTAAACAGTGTtaacataaaacatcaaatagtctttcatttggaaaaaaagcagggaaaatgcagttttccatgatatgggcagttcatatttttttgtgtgCTACCTTCATGGACAGGACTTAGAGCTTTTTAATCCCAGTGTGACTAACCCTAGGTTAAATAAATCCTACAATGAACACATACCCTGCAGTCTTTTGGCCAGGGAGCGTGTGGAGAGGATGTTGGCCAGTTTGCTCTGTCCATACGCCCTCCTGGGAGCGTAACTCTTCTCACTGTTGATATCGTCCAGGCGGATGCTGCCCCATGTGTGGGCCACTGAGGCCACGTTTACAATCCTGGCCGGGGCAGACCTCTTTATTAAGTCCAGCAACAAGTAGGTAAGCAGGAAGTGACCTGAAAAGCAAGGTAGCagtctatataaataaagagatACTTGTGCTTGAGAATCTTGGGGTTTCCTTTGTCTCACATATCCTGCTTTTGATTTGTTTACTAAACAGAGTAAATGCATGGAAGAGGATGTATATTGAAAAAAGGATGCGAACATGTGACGGTTTTGAGGGGGAAAGGACTGGTAGTAAGTAAGTTGTTTCCTGTTAGTATGGCCAGCTAACGAAATTACTTGAGAAAGCACAAGGAATGCGCTCTTATTTTGGGTTCATTCAGACTAACAATGGCTGCTTGGTTTGCACGAGTTATTCAAGCCCAGACATGGATAAAGAATTAACTGATTAGCTGGATGCAGTAAATTGGATTTCGTTGATGGTCTGGACCTCCTGCAGCTAATCAGTTCTTCTGGTCTGAGATGAAGAAAGTGGACAAAAGTGGACACAGAAGGTTCTTACCCAAGTGATTGACCCCAAACTGCATCTCAAAGCCATCTGCAGTCTTCAAGTATGGGCACATCATGATGCCAGCGTTGTTGATGAGGATGTTAAGTTGTTTCTCTTCTGAAATGCCAAGGGAAAATATAACCATTAGTACCTATGGCTTTTCTGTGCAAGCTCAGTGTGGTGGGCTATGATGGTGTAAGTGGATTTACACAGGACAAAATCCCAATTTTATACTCCTAATCCTACTACTTCTACTGGTATTACTATGACACTACAGTGGGGTCTGAAACTCTGAGACCACtaatgaaaatgcttctattttgcattatttgaaaatttattaTGAAGTTTTTCATCACAAATCAGCATTCAGTGTGAATCTTTGAAACGTGCCTAAATTTTAATAGTTAACTAGAAactatttcttcattttacttttactttatttttttctaaattctgAAATTTTCCGTTGCTCCTTTCCAGAAACTCTGAgaccactatatatatatatatatatatatatatatatatatatatatatatatatatatatatatatatatatatatatatttatttatttatttatttatttatttatttatttaaataatatatatagtgtttagtatgctgctattactactactgctacaactaGTACTACTGATAACAATAATCTTTAATCACAGTATTGTAATAGCAATGTTTCGAAGTGCTTCAGATAGTATAGAAAAATTAAATACCTGTGTTTATAACCTCTGCAAACTCCTTGACTGATTTGGTGTCTGACAAATCCAGCTTCTTCACCACAATGTCTGGATTTCCAGAATCCTCCACCAGCTCCTTTCGAGCTGCTTCTGCTTTCTCTAAATCTCTACAGGCCAAGATAACACGAGCTCCTGAGAATGACAAaccagagaaaatgtgagaaTCTTATCTATTCCATGTGGTTCTCACACCAATAGGAAGCAGCCCATACAGATTTGCATGTGGCAGTAAATTGTGCATGAGAAATGAATGCTGTGCCCTCATGTGTCGAAGCAAAGGCAAGGCAACAGAAGAAAAATAGTTGAAATAAAGGCTGTAATCTACAGTaaagcaacaacaaaacaacagtcTACATGTTCTGGGCAAACGTTCAGAGTGTTGGACCTTCAAAACTGCACATTGCTTTGGAATTCAACAACTGAAAAGTAAAATACACTGTATAAGTGTGAGAAAAGTTCAGGAAAGTTTCCACACAAAAGTTAGACCAGGCCCTGAGTGAAAAGTTACTTTTGACAGggtaatttatttattgagatGAGAAAACATCAATacaccaaaaaacaaaatgcaaatgtttcagCAAATCCCTTCTGAATAAATGATTTTCTGCTTTGTTGCTCTTGCTGACAGGTGCTGAGTTCCATCTCCAGCACTGTTTCAGGATATTGAATGATGCTATACAGTGTTattcatatacattcacactgcATTCACCACATTTACCATCTGATCTCTGAATGatgagaaaaaacatttaataatctattaatattaatattactgctaAACTGTTATTATTAGTACTAATACTTCATctattactaatattactgctgaaACTATTACTGTTAATATAACTGTTACTAGTAATACTTTAACTATTCCTAATATTAGTGCTAAAACTATTACCTTTACTACTATTTGTTCTATTACTATATCACTGCTAACCTATTAGTATTGCTGATGCTACTAATGCTCCTACTAATGTTAATATTACTGCtaaactattactattactactaatatgTCTACTTATGctaatattactgttattactactaGTTCTGATAAttctactattactaatattactactacaactattGCTATTGCTACTAATACTTCATCTATTACTATATCACTGCTAACCTATTAGTATTGCTGATGCTACTAATGCttctactaatattaatattactgctgaactattattattactactaatacttcTACTAATTCTAATATTACTGCtaaactattactattactactaatatgTCTACTAATGttaatattactgttattactagTTCTGATAATTCTCCTATTACTAGTATTACTGCTACAACTATTGCTATTGCTACTAATACTTCAACTATTAATAGTGTTACTGCTaaaactattactactaatac
This portion of the Pygocentrus nattereri isolate fPygNat1 chromosome 24, fPygNat1.pri, whole genome shotgun sequence genome encodes:
- the zgc:112332 gene encoding retinol dehydrogenase 12, giving the protein MSSMRSFFRGAWSSPVRLDGKTVIITGSNTGIGKETARDLAKRGARVILACRDLEKAEAARKELVEDSGNPDIVVKKLDLSDTKSVKEFAEVINTEEKQLNILINNAGIMMCPYLKTADGFEMQFGVNHLGHFLLTYLLLDLIKRSAPARIVNVASVAHTWGSIRLDDINSEKSYAPRRAYGQSKLANILSTRSLAKRLQGTGVTVYSLHPGVVRSELWRNLSKPIQIAVNIFSLFTKTTMQGAQTSIYCAVEHQLEGQSGGYYSGCAPARCSREASDDEMAQKLWELSCQMLGINWD